In Leptotrichia sp. OH3620_COT-345, the following proteins share a genomic window:
- a CDS encoding N-acetylmuramoyl-L-alanine amidase, producing the protein MKKILFLFLILCISGIIYPSGKDVSKNIKKPLKVIKNTAGSIILDNSYNSKGQNFRERFIIIHYTALDKNRSLEVLTTQEVSSHFLISDVESDPVYALVDESRRAWHAGVSEWKTSKNLNDSSIGIEIVNPGYITQGEFIPYKEFQIEKLAVLLKYLSEKYEIHPTNILGHSDIAPQRKQDPGPLMPWKELYTKYNIGMWYDDNTKEMFKNEYSSIFPTLSVSDIQKELKKFGYAIDVTNQWDKQTQNVIKAFQYHFRPEIFDGKMDLETFSILKALNEKYK; encoded by the coding sequence ATGAAAAAAATATTGTTTCTGTTTTTGATATTATGTATATCGGGAATAATATATCCGTCAGGAAAGGATGTTTCAAAAAATATAAAGAAACCTTTAAAAGTTATAAAAAATACTGCAGGAAGTATCATTCTTGATAATTCATATAATTCAAAAGGGCAGAATTTCAGAGAAAGATTTATAATAATACATTATACAGCTTTAGATAAGAATCGTTCATTAGAAGTACTGACAACTCAAGAAGTCAGTTCACACTTTCTAATATCCGATGTGGAAAGTGATCCTGTCTATGCTTTAGTTGATGAGAGTCGACGGGCTTGGCATGCGGGAGTAAGTGAATGGAAAACAAGCAAAAATTTGAATGATAGCTCAATAGGAATAGAAATAGTAAATCCGGGATATATAACTCAAGGAGAATTTATACCGTATAAAGAATTTCAGATTGAAAAATTGGCAGTATTACTGAAATATTTATCTGAAAAGTACGAAATACATCCGACAAATATTTTGGGACATTCCGACATTGCTCCTCAAAGAAAGCAGGATCCGGGTCCTTTAATGCCGTGGAAAGAGCTTTATACAAAGTATAATATAGGAATGTGGTATGATGATAATACAAAAGAAATGTTTAAGAATGAGTACAGTTCAATTTTTCCGACATTATCCGTTTCAGATATTCAAAAAGAACTGAAAAAATTCGGATATGCCATTGATGTTACAAATCAATGGGATAAACAGACACAAAATGTAATAAAAGCATTTCAATATCATTTCAGACCTGAAATATTTGATGGGAAAATGGATTTGGAAACTTTTTCAATATTAAAAGCATTAAATGAAAAATATAAATAA
- a CDS encoding DUF3427 domain-containing protein: MGILLEKNNKNGEIINVESYSEILKFEVSEYFSRNISGFIEKKDFQGVLEYTENQINKKLEIPLRIDSGSALNDKPNMLIINEKAKFMNFFVYLKKELLSCKKFYFIVSFIRYSGIQLLISIFDELEAKGVKGEIITSVYLNITDPKALKKLFSYKNIKVKIYNNSNESFHTKAYLFQKEKYHTCIIGSSNISQSALYSAEEWNLKLTGGDFFNIYEKSMEQFKKLWYSNEAVELSEDFIIKYEHYKNNNKPQNTFDYRKIKNQTGQFEPNGMQEEILKKLEDTRKNGNKRGLVVAATGTGKTYLAAMDIKNYNKNKNIIGHNRENVGIKRIKFLFIAHREELLENAINVFSDILNIDKNIFGRMFKGEKKTQADIIFASVQSLRSCYEKFDKNKFDYIVIDEFHHASAESYNKIINYFEPEFLLGLTATPERMDGKDILALCNYNLVGEMGLKKAMEKDLIVPFHYFGVDDTVNYENIPYKNGNYNEEILLSQLSELERVDYIIEKINKFGYDGNKMSAVAFCQNVKHAEYMKKNFLERGYKSEIITSKTNMTDRSKILEKFKRKKIEILCAVDILNEGIDIPDINLLLFLRPTLSSTVFIQQIGRGLRKSKNKDFVTIIDFIGNHKKDYLITKVFSEEIHNRSFLYDKKEKIIDEIKNQFSNIPGASYIELDRICQERIIEKIEKINFNSRNTLKEIYQEYKMEIGKSENEILEISDFDSNMELYVELVLKLESFYNAQLHFENSNFLQKYKLNNKENLFLSYLEKKLKLIEPFTYLIIKYFLKHKFEKITYITQEIVIQEYKKYFNMKSDFQKLYLINRIFQELIEDNILESRLYGYKISSEYEELFLNKHSEFEKRLEHLLMLGLNEFRKNDLEEFNENVLITYKEYMRIDLQILLDSKVPKGTWRAGYANTDKDICLFITNDKSHIVQENLKYDNSLHADDIIQWISQPKTFHKSSVGQMFIKHKEKNIKVHIFIRKYAFMSNNKTNPFIYLGNAYYYKSYGDKPMTILWKLKHKIPQELIYDLYE; encoded by the coding sequence ATGGGAATTTTACTGGAAAAAAATAATAAGAATGGAGAAATTATAAATGTCGAAAGTTATTCTGAAATTTTGAAATTTGAAGTTTCAGAATATTTTTCACGTAACATTTCCGGTTTTATTGAAAAAAAAGATTTTCAAGGAGTATTGGAATATACTGAAAATCAGATTAATAAAAAACTTGAAATTCCTCTTAGAATAGATAGCGGTTCAGCTTTAAATGATAAACCCAATATGCTTATTATTAATGAAAAGGCCAAATTTATGAATTTTTTTGTTTATTTAAAAAAAGAGCTTTTAAGTTGTAAAAAATTTTATTTTATAGTAAGTTTTATAAGATATTCAGGAATACAGCTACTCATAAGTATTTTTGACGAACTTGAAGCAAAAGGTGTAAAAGGGGAAATTATTACATCAGTTTATTTGAATATAACCGATCCTAAAGCACTTAAAAAACTTTTTTCCTATAAAAATATAAAAGTAAAAATATACAATAATTCCAATGAGAGTTTTCATACAAAGGCATATTTATTTCAAAAAGAAAAATATCACACTTGTATAATAGGCTCATCAAATATCAGTCAGAGTGCTTTATATTCAGCTGAAGAGTGGAATTTAAAACTTACAGGAGGAGATTTTTTCAATATTTATGAAAAATCTATGGAACAGTTCAAAAAACTTTGGTATAGTAATGAAGCTGTAGAGCTTTCAGAAGATTTTATAATCAAATATGAACATTATAAAAACAATAATAAACCTCAAAATACATTTGATTATAGAAAAATAAAAAATCAAACAGGTCAATTCGAACCTAACGGTATGCAAGAAGAAATTCTTAAAAAACTTGAAGATACAAGAAAAAATGGAAATAAACGCGGACTTGTAGTAGCAGCTACAGGTACGGGAAAAACATATTTAGCGGCAATGGATATAAAAAATTATAATAAAAACAAAAATATTATCGGACATAATAGGGAAAATGTCGGTATTAAAAGAATAAAATTTTTATTCATCGCTCATAGGGAAGAGCTATTGGAAAATGCTATAAATGTATTTTCCGACATACTGAATATAGATAAAAATATATTTGGAAGAATGTTCAAAGGAGAAAAAAAAACTCAGGCTGATATAATTTTTGCTTCAGTTCAATCTTTACGTAGTTGTTATGAAAAATTTGATAAAAATAAGTTTGATTATATAGTAATAGATGAATTTCATCATGCAAGTGCGGAAAGCTATAACAAAATTATAAATTATTTTGAACCTGAATTTTTACTGGGACTTACCGCCACTCCCGAACGTATGGACGGGAAAGATATATTAGCTTTATGCAATTATAATTTAGTTGGAGAAATGGGATTAAAAAAAGCTATGGAGAAAGATCTTATAGTTCCTTTCCATTATTTTGGTGTTGATGATACAGTAAATTATGAAAATATCCCTTACAAAAATGGGAATTACAATGAAGAAATACTTTTAAGTCAGTTATCCGAATTAGAGAGAGTTGATTATATAATAGAAAAGATTAACAAATTTGGGTATGATGGAAATAAAATGAGTGCTGTAGCATTTTGTCAAAATGTAAAACATGCTGAATATATGAAAAAAAATTTTTTGGAAAGAGGATATAAAAGTGAAATAATAACTTCAAAAACTAATATGACCGATCGGTCTAAAATTTTAGAAAAATTTAAAAGAAAGAAAATAGAAATACTGTGTGCTGTTGATATTTTAAATGAAGGAATTGATATTCCCGATATAAATCTTCTTTTATTTTTAAGACCGACTTTATCTTCAACAGTATTTATACAGCAGATAGGAAGAGGGCTCAGAAAATCTAAAAATAAAGATTTTGTTACAATAATTGATTTTATTGGAAATCATAAAAAAGATTATTTGATTACTAAAGTATTTTCTGAAGAAATTCATAATAGAAGTTTTTTGTATGACAAAAAAGAAAAAATAATAGATGAAATAAAAAATCAGTTTTCAAATATTCCGGGAGCTTCTTATATCGAACTTGATCGTATATGTCAGGAAAGAATTATAGAAAAAATTGAAAAAATTAATTTTAATTCACGAAATACATTGAAAGAAATATATCAGGAATATAAGATGGAAATTGGAAAATCTGAAAATGAAATTTTGGAAATTTCAGATTTTGATTCAAATATGGAATTATATGTAGAATTGGTTTTAAAGTTGGAATCTTTTTATAATGCACAATTACATTTTGAGAATTCAAATTTTCTTCAAAAATACAAGTTGAATAATAAAGAAAATTTATTTTTAAGTTATTTAGAAAAAAAATTGAAATTAATTGAACCTTTTACTTATTTAATAATAAAATATTTTTTAAAACATAAATTTGAAAAGATTACTTATATAACTCAAGAAATTGTCATACAGGAATATAAAAAATATTTCAATATGAAATCAGACTTTCAGAAATTATATTTAATAAACAGAATTTTTCAGGAATTAATTGAAGATAATATACTTGAAAGTAGATTATATGGATATAAAATTTCATCTGAATATGAAGAACTATTTTTGAATAAACATTCGGAATTTGAAAAAAGATTGGAACATTTATTAATGTTAGGGTTAAATGAATTCAGAAAAAATGATTTAGAAGAATTTAATGAAAATGTACTGATTACTTATAAAGAATATATGAGGATAGATTTGCAGATATTGCTTGATTCTAAAGTACCTAAAGGAACATGGCGTGCAGGATATGCAAATACTGATAAAGATATATGTCTATTCATCACAAACGATAAATCACATATAGTCCAAGAAAACCTTAAATATGATAACTCTCTCCACGCTGACGATATAATTCAATGGATAAGCCAGCCCAAAACTTTTCATAAATCGAGTGTAGGTCAGATGTTTATAAAACACAAAGAAAAAAATATAAAAGTTCATATATTTATAAGAAAATATGCATTTATGAGTAATAATAAAACTAATCCTTTCATATATTTAGGAAATGCATATTATTATAAAAGTTACGGGGATAAACCGATGACCATATTATGGAAACTCAAACATAAAATACCTCAGGAACTAATATATGATTTATATGAATAA
- a CDS encoding epoxyqueuosine reductase QueH, with protein sequence MNLNQKINYHTILTKLISDWKSRELRPKILLHSCCAPCSTYTLEFLTEYADVSILFANSNIHPEAEYRKRALVQKEFIEKFNKKTGNNVGFIEDEYKPADFFRKVKGLESEKEGGVRCTSCFQMRLDIVAQRAQELGYDYFGSALTLSPKKNSELINNIGLEVQEIFDVKYLPSDFKKNNGYSRSVEMCKEYDVYRQCYCGCVFAAMNQGIDLNLYK encoded by the coding sequence ATGAATTTAAATCAAAAAATAAACTACCACACTATACTGACGAAACTTATTTCTGATTGGAAAAGTAGAGAATTGAGACCGAAAATACTGCTACACAGCTGTTGTGCTCCATGTAGTACATATACACTGGAATTTCTTACGGAATATGCCGATGTTTCAATATTGTTTGCAAATTCCAATATTCATCCTGAAGCCGAATATAGAAAAAGAGCTCTTGTTCAAAAAGAGTTTATTGAAAAATTTAATAAAAAAACAGGAAATAATGTAGGATTTATTGAAGATGAATATAAACCTGCAGATTTTTTCAGAAAAGTAAAAGGACTTGAAAGTGAAAAAGAGGGAGGAGTAAGATGTACTTCCTGCTTTCAGATGAGGCTTGATATTGTAGCCCAAAGAGCACAAGAATTGGGCTATGATTATTTTGGAAGTGCACTAACCTTAAGCCCCAAGAAAAATAGTGAACTTATAAATAATATAGGACTTGAAGTACAGGAAATATTTGATGTTAAATATTTGCCATCAGATTTTAAAAAAAATAACGGTTACAGTCGTTCAGTTGAAATGTGTAAGGAATATGACGTATACAGACAGTGCTATTGTGGATGCGTGTTTGCTGCGATGAATCAGGGTATTGACTTGAATTTATATAAATAA
- a CDS encoding lipopolysaccharide assembly protein LapB codes for MKIFNLFKRSPEKEDQKPEIFENILTENEEISYLDEFGKEKKISKIEWINRILKPSIEKNWDNVEELYSVVLDAFSKNVYYEAKDACLRIYSLDNNKERKTNILGIYYIKNKEYDQAIDLYKKYTFYEKPSETIYSNYAKVLEKTGNFEEAEKLYLKALNLNPNSANAFKKYFNIIKKRNIAEYNTKLQEFAHLEDTWRAKLTFAVKCFKSGDIEKGKELLNLALKESEYDPEVMSIASGMYGMNSLFDEFENEILPYFNPEQHGAYTAINILEYYKRAEDFEKGLELCKFASKFPWIEFSDTFINYEEIFLNMKIRYDKKNSEDEFFEEYSHDSFFSTNVPLWYYGFNNPTWILNKNKRVAPNLLILSFTSIGEYNETSRNLAVSIPLFINEVLHYKTNLNYQLAVAYEGYKLKVANKRYSTDYMKLIKSQNSNLNYVLSGNVERAFDENNEEIFKVEIYLYNCPNEMKIKLIDTDYKKEELYKVQKDVISKFNNFFECIDKNYEVTESNSENLMLYFPKMKLLIENPDYKPNKAWKYKKLLSEQIKIVLDDKENELKKVSLTALLYEIGKTNSQLLKCEKPAIYNMISRGVFSSKVSKLLVPIIFNVYNDEVNYDAYMETLNEDNPLYIDWINKFLDYVD; via the coding sequence ATGAAAATCTTCAATTTATTTAAACGTTCTCCAGAAAAAGAAGATCAGAAACCGGAGATTTTTGAAAATATACTGACAGAAAATGAGGAAATTTCATATTTAGATGAATTTGGAAAAGAAAAAAAAATATCAAAAATAGAATGGATAAATCGGATTTTAAAGCCTTCTATAGAAAAAAACTGGGATAATGTTGAAGAATTATATTCCGTTGTATTGGACGCCTTTTCAAAAAATGTTTATTACGAAGCGAAAGATGCCTGTCTTAGAATATATTCTCTTGATAACAATAAAGAAAGGAAAACCAATATTTTAGGAATATATTATATAAAAAACAAAGAATACGATCAGGCGATAGACTTATATAAAAAATATACATTTTATGAAAAACCGTCTGAAACTATTTATTCCAATTATGCAAAAGTTCTTGAAAAAACAGGGAATTTTGAAGAAGCTGAAAAACTTTATTTAAAAGCGTTAAATTTAAATCCCAATTCTGCAAATGCATTTAAAAAGTATTTCAATATAATCAAAAAAAGGAATATTGCTGAATATAATACGAAATTACAAGAGTTTGCTCATTTGGAAGATACATGGAGAGCAAAACTGACTTTTGCAGTGAAGTGTTTTAAAAGCGGGGATATTGAAAAGGGGAAAGAATTACTGAATCTTGCTCTAAAAGAGTCAGAATATGATCCGGAAGTTATGTCTATAGCTTCCGGAATGTATGGAATGAACAGTCTGTTTGACGAATTTGAAAATGAAATTTTACCGTATTTCAATCCTGAGCAACATGGAGCATATACGGCAATAAATATACTTGAATATTATAAAAGAGCTGAAGACTTTGAAAAAGGACTGGAATTATGTAAGTTTGCTTCAAAATTTCCATGGATTGAATTTTCAGATACTTTTATAAATTATGAAGAAATATTTTTAAATATGAAAATAAGATATGATAAGAAAAACAGTGAAGATGAGTTTTTTGAAGAATACTCACACGACAGTTTTTTTTCCACTAACGTACCGCTTTGGTACTATGGTTTTAATAATCCTACATGGATTTTAAATAAAAATAAAAGAGTGGCTCCAAACCTACTTATTCTGTCTTTCACTTCAATAGGGGAATATAATGAAACATCAAGAAATCTTGCTGTTTCCATTCCTTTATTTATAAATGAAGTTTTACACTATAAAACAAATTTAAATTATCAGTTGGCGGTTGCTTATGAAGGATATAAACTAAAAGTAGCAAATAAAAGGTACAGTACAGATTATATGAAGTTGATTAAAAGCCAAAATTCCAATTTGAATTATGTACTTTCAGGAAATGTGGAGAGAGCTTTTGATGAAAATAATGAAGAAATATTTAAAGTGGAAATATATCTTTATAACTGTCCAAATGAAATGAAAATAAAACTTATAGATACTGATTATAAAAAAGAAGAATTGTATAAAGTACAGAAAGATGTTATAAGTAAGTTCAACAACTTTTTTGAATGTATAGATAAAAATTATGAAGTGACAGAGTCCAATTCGGAAAATTTAATGCTTTATTTTCCAAAAATGAAATTATTAATTGAAAATCCTGATTATAAGCCAAATAAAGCATGGAAATATAAGAAGCTTCTTTCCGAACAGATAAAAATTGTTCTGGACGATAAGGAAAACGAATTAAAAAAAGTAAGTTTAACGGCACTTTTATATGAAATAGGAAAAACAAACAGTCAGCTTTTGAAATGTGAAAAACCGGCTATATATAATATGATTTCGAGAGGTGTATTTTCTTCAAAAGTATCAAAACTTCTTGTGCCTATTATTTTTAACGTATATAATGACGAAGTGAATTATGATGCTTACATGGAAACTTTAAATGAAGATAATCCGTTATACATAGACTGGATAAATAAATTTTTGGATTATGTGGATTGA
- a CDS encoding pyridoxal phosphate-dependent aminotransferase, producing the protein MEFSRRILSMQYSPIRKLVPLIDKAKKEGVTVYELHIGQPDVKTPDTFFEGLNNFKENIVKYANSAGIMELRESFSKSYKKSGIDISPDDMLITHGGSEAIQITLQTICNPGDEVLIPEPYYTNYDSFLKTAEAVLIPIETVIDNHYHLPVKEEIEKLITPKTKAIMFSNPSNPTGIVLTPKEMEIIKEIALKYDLYIIADEVYRQFIYDDDLEYQSFMTISEISDRTVLIDSISKHYSACGARIGVLASKNKQFIAQALKLCQARLSVSTIEQIASANLINTLDTYIDNVRLEYKVRRDMMYNHLKEMPGVISFRPDSAFYIFAELPVDDIEKFIIWLLKEFRYKNQTLSFATGPGFYSKEGNGKKEARFSFCTHNLTEIENGMKVLKKALEEYNRAK; encoded by the coding sequence ATGGAATTTTCAAGAAGAATTTTGAGTATGCAATATTCACCTATAAGAAAATTAGTTCCTCTTATAGACAAGGCAAAAAAAGAAGGAGTAACAGTTTATGAACTGCATATAGGACAACCTGATGTAAAAACTCCCGATACGTTTTTTGAGGGGTTGAACAATTTTAAAGAAAATATAGTAAAATATGCAAACTCTGCAGGAATAATGGAATTGAGAGAATCTTTTTCAAAATCATATAAGAAATCAGGAATAGATATTTCACCTGATGATATGCTTATTACCCACGGAGGAAGTGAGGCAATACAGATAACATTGCAAACTATTTGTAATCCCGGTGATGAAGTTTTAATACCGGAACCTTATTATACAAATTATGACAGTTTCTTGAAAACTGCCGAAGCGGTTTTAATTCCTATTGAAACTGTTATTGATAATCATTATCATTTGCCTGTAAAAGAAGAAATTGAAAAACTTATAACACCTAAAACGAAAGCAATTATGTTTTCAAATCCAAGTAATCCTACAGGGATAGTTCTTACTCCGAAAGAAATGGAAATTATTAAGGAAATTGCTCTAAAATATGATTTATACATTATTGCAGACGAAGTATATAGACAGTTTATATATGATGATGATTTGGAATACCAGTCTTTTATGACTATTTCTGAAATTAGTGACAGAACTGTATTAATCGACAGTATATCCAAGCATTATAGTGCCTGTGGTGCAAGAATAGGAGTATTGGCTTCAAAAAATAAGCAATTTATTGCCCAAGCACTGAAATTATGTCAGGCTAGACTATCAGTATCTACAATAGAGCAGATAGCCAGTGCCAATCTAATTAATACACTGGATACATACATAGACAATGTAAGATTGGAATATAAAGTAAGAAGAGATATGATGTATAATCATTTGAAAGAAATGCCGGGGGTTATTTCTTTTAGACCTGACAGTGCATTTTATATATTTGCGGAACTTCCTGTTGACGATATTGAAAAGTTTATAATATGGTTATTAAAAGAGTTCAGATATAAAAATCAAACTTTATCTTTTGCAACTGGTCCCGGATTTTATTCAAAGGAAGGAAATGGAAAAAAAGAAGCGAGATTTTCTTTCTGTACTCATAATCTGACTGAGATAGAAAATGGAATGAAAGTGTTGAAAAAAGCTTTGGAAGAATATAACAGAGCTAAATAA
- the lepA gene encoding translation elongation factor 4 encodes MNQKNKRNFSIIAHIDHGKSTIADRLLEVTGTVTEREMKDQLLDSMDLEREKGITIKAQAVTLNYKSKNGEIYEFNLIDTPGHVDFIYEVSRSLAACDGALLVVDAAQGIEAQTLANVYLALENDLEILPVINKVDLPSADPDKVKMEIEDVIGLPSDNAVLVSGKTGLGIENLLESIIEYIPAPAGNIDAPLKALIFDSHYDDFRGVITYIRIVEGKLSKGDKIKIMSTGKEFDILEVGIFSPKMKEVKELTVGSVGYIITGIKSIKDTQVGDTITHVKKPTELPLAGYRPALSMVFAGVYPISTDDYEDLREALEKLQLNDASLTYTPETSLALGFGFRCGFLGLLHMEIIVERLRREFNIDLISTAPSVEYHVTNELGEMLIIDNPAEFPVGKKYIEEPYVKGTIIVPKDYVGNVMELCQEKRGTFLTMNYLDDTRTMISYDLPLAEIVIDFYDKLKSRTKGYASFEYEMIGYKESDLVKVDILVSGNPVDAFSFIAHKDNAYYRGRTIVEKLKDVIPRQQFEIPLQAALGTKIIARETIKALRKNVLAKCYGGDITRKKKLLEKQKEGKKRMKAIGNVEIPQEAFLSVLKLND; translated from the coding sequence CTGAATCAAAAAAACAAACGTAATTTTTCTATAATAGCTCATATTGATCACGGAAAATCCACAATTGCCGACAGACTTCTTGAAGTAACAGGAACAGTTACTGAAAGGGAAATGAAAGACCAGCTGCTTGACAGTATGGATTTGGAACGTGAAAAAGGGATAACTATAAAAGCTCAGGCAGTAACTTTGAACTATAAATCTAAAAATGGGGAAATTTATGAGTTTAATCTTATAGATACACCGGGTCATGTTGATTTTATTTATGAAGTATCAAGATCTTTAGCTGCATGTGACGGAGCTCTTCTTGTAGTAGATGCAGCTCAGGGAATAGAAGCACAGACATTGGCAAATGTATATCTCGCTCTGGAAAATGATTTGGAAATATTGCCTGTCATAAATAAAGTAGATTTGCCATCGGCAGATCCTGATAAAGTAAAGATGGAAATAGAAGATGTTATAGGTCTTCCATCTGATAATGCTGTATTAGTATCAGGAAAAACAGGACTTGGAATAGAAAATCTTCTGGAATCGATAATAGAATATATTCCTGCTCCTGCGGGAAATATTGATGCTCCTTTGAAAGCTTTAATATTTGATTCGCATTATGATGATTTTAGAGGAGTAATTACATATATAAGAATAGTAGAAGGAAAACTTTCCAAAGGAGACAAAATTAAAATCATGTCTACAGGAAAAGAATTTGATATTCTTGAGGTGGGAATTTTTTCTCCTAAAATGAAAGAAGTGAAAGAACTGACTGTAGGTTCCGTAGGATATATAATTACAGGAATAAAATCAATAAAAGATACTCAGGTAGGAGATACAATAACGCATGTTAAAAAACCTACAGAACTACCTTTAGCGGGATACAGACCGGCACTGAGTATGGTCTTTGCGGGAGTTTATCCTATTTCTACCGATGACTATGAAGATTTAAGAGAAGCTTTGGAGAAACTTCAACTGAATGATGCTTCATTGACTTATACTCCCGAGACATCCCTTGCTCTGGGATTCGGTTTCAGATGCGGTTTTTTAGGTCTGCTGCATATGGAAATTATAGTTGAAAGACTTAGACGAGAATTTAACATTGATTTAATATCTACAGCACCATCGGTTGAATATCATGTAACTAATGAACTGGGAGAAATGCTCATAATAGACAATCCGGCAGAATTTCCCGTAGGAAAGAAATATATAGAAGAGCCTTATGTGAAAGGAACAATTATCGTACCTAAAGATTATGTGGGAAATGTTATGGAATTGTGTCAAGAAAAAAGAGGAACATTTCTAACAATGAATTATTTGGATGATACAAGAACAATGATAAGTTATGATTTACCTTTGGCTGAAATAGTAATAGACTTTTATGACAAGCTGAAATCAAGAACAAAAGGATACGCTTCATTTGAGTATGAAATGATAGGATATAAAGAATCAGATCTTGTAAAAGTGGACATACTTGTGAGTGGAAATCCTGTAGATGCTTTTTCTTTTATTGCTCATAAGGATAATGCTTATTATAGAGGAAGAACAATAGTAGAAAAACTGAAGGATGTTATACCGAGACAACAGTTTGAAATACCGCTACAAGCAGCTTTAGGGACAAAAATTATTGCTCGTGAAACAATAAAAGCACTTAGAAAAAATGTATTGGCAAAATGTTACGGAGGAGATATAACACGTAAGAAAAAGTTGTTAGAGAAACAAAAAGAGGGGAAAAAACGTATGAAGGCTATTGGTAATGTAGAAATACCGCAAGAGGCATTTTTATCGGTACTGAAGTTAAATGATTAA
- a CDS encoding 3'-5' exonuclease gives MKKNIIFFDVETNGKVGSSVLSISAIKVSYDFEKKNWEKVSEYDRFYFRNEGEPIDFGAINVNGLTDDVISQKRNGTDYPLTFKEDMDSFYLYCQDTKHFVAHNIKFDRSFIPFPLKNQFDTMMENVDIVRVGLNDYGSYKWPKLMECAKFYNVPMDENQLHESLYDVLITFRVFYKMSKNSFGKIRVNGFLEKE, from the coding sequence ATGAAAAAAAATATTATATTTTTTGATGTTGAAACAAACGGAAAAGTAGGAAGTTCAGTTTTATCAATATCTGCAATAAAAGTAAGTTATGATTTTGAAAAAAAGAACTGGGAAAAAGTTTCAGAATATGACAGATTTTATTTTAGAAATGAGGGAGAGCCTATAGATTTTGGTGCTATTAATGTAAACGGCTTGACTGATGATGTTATTTCCCAAAAAAGAAATGGAACAGATTATCCATTGACTTTCAAAGAAGATATGGACTCATTTTATTTATATTGTCAGGATACAAAACATTTTGTAGCACACAATATAAAATTTGACAGGAGTTTTATTCCTTTTCCTCTGAAAAATCAGTTTGATACAATGATGGAAAATGTAGATATAGTAAGAGTCGGACTTAATGATTATGGTTCATATAAATGGCCAAAATTAATGGAGTGTGCCAAGTTTTATAATGTGCCTATGGACGAAAATCAGCTTCACGAAAGTTTATATGATGTTCTAATTACATTCAGAGTATTTTATAAAATGTCAAAAAATTCTTTTGGAAAAATAAGGGTAAACGGTTTTCTGGAAAAAGAATAA
- the mscL gene encoding large-conductance mechanosensitive channel protein MscL, producing the protein MFKEFKEFISKGNVMDLAIGVIIGGAFGKIVTSLVDDMIMPILGIILGKINFTALKLVITPAEGDNPEVAVLYGNFIQNIVNFLIMAFVIFLMVKAINKLRKPAEVVEEKIEEIPTKEQVLLAEIRDILKNK; encoded by the coding sequence ATGTTTAAGGAATTTAAAGAATTTATTTCAAAAGGAAATGTCATGGATTTGGCAATTGGGGTTATTATAGGTGGAGCTTTCGGTAAAATAGTAACTTCATTGGTTGACGATATGATTATGCCTATTTTGGGTATCATTCTCGGAAAAATTAATTTTACGGCTCTTAAACTCGTTATTACACCTGCTGAAGGGGATAATCCGGAAGTAGCTGTATTATACGGTAATTTTATACAGAATATAGTTAATTTTCTAATAATGGCTTTTGTTATTTTTCTAATGGTAAAAGCGATCAATAAATTAAGAAAACCTGCTGAAGTTGTAGAGGAAAAAATTGAGGAAATCCCAACAAAAGAGCAAGTACTATTGGCTGAAATAAGAGATATACTGAAAAATAAGTAA